The following coding sequences are from one Streptomyces sp. NBC_01232 window:
- a CDS encoding XdhC family protein: MRELVETAQRWVAEGRAGYLARPVTEQGFGPRDPAGALLVDARGECAGTLYRGVFDAELAAEVAALPAGVTARVCEVSVRAAEAVAAKLTCGGQAEVLLQPLAAIPAQWWELLGDGVGVALVTRLNEAADRAVSEVVRATDVPGDDAGRRAGELLATRRAGRDALYAESGLVLVEAFPSAPYLVIGGGGELAGIIERQALLLGWEAVLVDAPEEASRVLEARRDAACLVMLSHEESFDVPTLRVALAQGVPYVGALGSRKTTARRREGLLAAGVPEAELARVHGPIGLDLGARTPAETSLAICAEILGTLGERKAAGALRDAEGPINS, from the coding sequence ATGCGTGAGCTGGTGGAGACGGCGCAGCGGTGGGTGGCCGAGGGGCGGGCCGGGTATCTGGCCCGGCCCGTGACCGAGCAGGGGTTCGGGCCGCGGGATCCGGCCGGGGCCCTGCTCGTCGATGCGCGCGGGGAGTGTGCCGGGACGCTGTACCGCGGGGTCTTCGACGCCGAGCTCGCCGCCGAGGTGGCGGCCCTGCCGGCCGGGGTCACGGCGCGGGTGTGCGAGGTGTCCGTGCGGGCGGCCGAGGCGGTGGCCGCGAAGCTGACCTGCGGCGGGCAGGCCGAGGTACTGCTGCAGCCGCTTGCGGCGATCCCGGCCCAGTGGTGGGAGCTGCTGGGCGACGGGGTCGGGGTGGCGTTGGTGACCCGGCTGAACGAGGCCGCGGACCGGGCCGTCAGTGAGGTCGTACGGGCCACGGACGTGCCCGGTGACGATGCCGGGCGGCGGGCGGGCGAGCTGCTGGCGACGCGGCGGGCCGGGCGGGACGCCCTGTACGCAGAGTCCGGGCTGGTGCTGGTCGAGGCCTTCCCGTCGGCCCCGTACCTGGTCATCGGCGGCGGCGGTGAGCTGGCCGGGATCATCGAGCGGCAGGCGCTGTTGCTGGGCTGGGAGGCCGTACTGGTCGACGCACCCGAGGAGGCGAGCCGGGTGCTGGAGGCGCGCCGGGACGCCGCGTGCCTGGTCATGCTGAGCCACGAGGAGTCGTTCGACGTGCCGACGCTGCGGGTGGCGCTGGCCCAGGGGGTGCCGTACGTCGGTGCGCTGGGCTCCCGCAAGACCACGGCCCGGCGGCGGGAGGGGCTGCTCGCGGCCGGGGTCCCGGAGGCCGAACTGGCCCGGGTGCACGGCCCGATCGGCCTGGACCTCGGCGCCCGTACCCCGGCGGAGACCTCGCTGGCGATCTGCGCCGAGATCCTCGGGACGCTTGGGG
- a CDS encoding class I SAM-dependent DNA methyltransferase, translating into MADGRRLVDKLWSYAGILRDDGVGVIEYTEQLTYLLFLKMAHERAHRRLRPEKIVPDQYSWQCLLDAKGIELEAEYTRILQGLGRERGTLGTIFRKAQNRVQDPAKLERLIHDLIDKENWSSTGTDINGDAYESLLAKGASDKGSGAGQYFTPRSIISAIVDIVRPTAADTVIDPACGTGGFLLTAHEYASKDASHMTPPEREHLRGSFVRGVELVDGTARLAAMNLMLHGIGTPTGDSLIEVKDALIADPGKRWSVVLANPPFGNKSAFTMIGEDGKANRDDRAIERQDFVVTTSNKQLNFLQHIMTILDINGRAAVVLPDNVLFEAGAGEILRRRLLRDFDLHTLLRLPTGVFYAQGVKANVLFFDKKPASETPWTSRLWVYDLRTNQRFTPKKNPLTRRHLDDFVACAKPGSAYEEREETELFRSFTYDELIARDTVNLHIKWLRDESLEDFDKLPTPDIIAREIVDDLTAALEEFAAVAAALEDAEAASAESVSAE; encoded by the coding sequence GTGGCGGATGGTCGCCGACTGGTCGACAAGCTGTGGTCCTACGCGGGCATCCTGCGTGACGACGGTGTCGGAGTCATCGAGTACACCGAGCAGCTGACGTACCTGCTGTTCCTGAAGATGGCGCATGAGCGGGCGCACCGGAGGCTCCGGCCCGAGAAGATCGTCCCCGATCAGTACTCCTGGCAGTGCCTGCTGGATGCCAAGGGCATCGAACTGGAGGCCGAGTACACGCGGATCCTGCAGGGTCTGGGCCGAGAGCGCGGGACGCTGGGCACGATCTTCCGCAAGGCCCAGAATCGCGTCCAGGACCCGGCCAAGCTGGAGCGCCTGATCCACGACCTGATCGACAAGGAGAACTGGTCGTCCACCGGCACCGACATCAACGGTGACGCCTATGAATCCCTGCTGGCCAAGGGAGCCAGCGACAAGGGTTCCGGGGCCGGTCAGTACTTCACCCCGCGCTCGATCATCTCCGCGATCGTGGACATCGTGCGGCCCACCGCGGCGGACACCGTCATCGATCCCGCCTGCGGCACCGGTGGCTTCCTGCTGACCGCGCACGAGTACGCCTCCAAGGACGCCTCGCACATGACCCCTCCGGAGCGGGAGCATCTGCGCGGCTCGTTCGTCCGGGGCGTCGAGCTCGTCGACGGCACCGCCCGCCTCGCCGCGATGAACCTGATGCTGCACGGCATCGGCACCCCCACCGGGGACTCCCTGATCGAAGTCAAGGATGCCCTGATCGCAGACCCGGGCAAGCGGTGGTCGGTGGTCCTCGCGAACCCGCCGTTCGGCAACAAGTCTGCGTTCACAATGATCGGCGAGGACGGCAAGGCCAACCGCGACGACCGGGCGATCGAACGCCAGGACTTCGTCGTCACCACGAGCAACAAGCAGCTCAACTTCCTGCAGCACATCATGACGATCCTGGACATCAATGGCCGCGCAGCCGTGGTCCTGCCCGACAACGTGCTGTTCGAGGCCGGCGCCGGCGAGATCCTGCGGCGCCGCCTGCTGCGCGACTTCGACCTGCACACGCTGCTGCGCCTGCCCACGGGTGTGTTCTACGCCCAGGGCGTCAAGGCCAACGTGCTGTTCTTCGACAAGAAGCCGGCCAGCGAGACTCCGTGGACCAGCAGACTCTGGGTCTACGACCTCCGGACCAACCAGCGCTTCACACCCAAGAAGAACCCTCTGACGCGCAGGCACCTGGACGACTTCGTCGCCTGCGCGAAGCCGGGATCCGCGTACGAGGAGCGCGAAGAGACCGAACTCTTCAGGTCCTTCACGTACGACGAGCTGATCGCCCGCGACACGGTCAACCTCCACATCAAGTGGCTGCGTGACGAGTCGCTCGAGGACTTCGACAAACTGCCGACTCCCGACATCATCGCCCGTGAGATCGTCGACGATCTCACGGCAGCCCTGGAGGAGTTCGCCGCCGTCGCCGCGGCCCTGGAGGATGCCGAGGCCGCCTCTGCCGAGTCTGTGTCTGCCGAGTGA
- a CDS encoding restriction endonuclease subunit S, translated as MTTLLHDVARVVDCEHKTAPRTEGEPYGYSIGTREVRDGRINLTAAKPIDRQAFEEWTRRAVPAPGNLIFSREAPMGEVGEVPRQARVALGQRTVLVQIESSQVSHRYVKYRLMAPDTQLWIKRHSAGSTVLHINVSDVKRIPLGILPDLLEQERIVEVLEDHLSRLSAGSAYLDAAKQRVRVLTKSVLNALIPDVANYPAAWESTTVSQAGTVELGRQRHPDWHSGPNMHPYLRVANVFEDRIDTTDVMEMHWPGDTFDRFRLEPDDILLNEGQSPEWLGRPAIYRGVPEDVGFTNSLVRFKAREDVLPEFALLVFRRHMHTGRFRQESRITTNIAHLSATRLKKIEFPVPPIDEQRSIVETAALRLDGAKRLEAEIVRSEIRAKSLRRSLLSYAFSGQFSGASDGPGTKAVEEPGNGIAPAVPEGALS; from the coding sequence GTGACGACCCTGCTCCACGACGTCGCACGTGTGGTCGACTGCGAGCACAAGACCGCCCCGCGGACCGAGGGCGAGCCCTACGGATACTCGATCGGCACCCGAGAGGTTCGGGACGGGCGGATCAATCTGACGGCGGCGAAGCCGATCGACCGTCAGGCCTTCGAGGAATGGACCCGCCGGGCCGTTCCCGCACCCGGCAACCTGATCTTCTCCCGCGAAGCCCCGATGGGCGAGGTGGGAGAAGTTCCTCGCCAGGCGCGTGTCGCCCTGGGGCAGCGAACCGTACTCGTGCAGATCGAGAGCAGTCAGGTCAGTCATCGATACGTGAAATATCGTCTGATGGCTCCCGACACCCAGCTATGGATCAAACGGCATTCGGCCGGTTCAACCGTGCTCCACATCAATGTCTCGGACGTCAAGCGGATTCCTCTCGGAATCCTGCCGGACCTCCTGGAGCAGGAGCGGATCGTCGAGGTCCTCGAGGATCACCTGTCGCGCCTGAGCGCCGGCTCCGCCTATCTCGACGCCGCCAAGCAGCGGGTTCGCGTGCTGACCAAGTCGGTGCTGAACGCTCTCATCCCCGACGTTGCAAACTATCCCGCTGCCTGGGAGTCCACGACGGTCTCCCAAGCGGGAACGGTGGAGCTCGGCCGTCAGAGGCATCCGGACTGGCACTCGGGCCCGAACATGCATCCCTACCTCCGGGTGGCGAACGTGTTCGAGGACCGGATCGACACGACCGACGTCATGGAGATGCATTGGCCAGGGGACACATTCGACCGATTCCGCCTCGAACCTGATGACATCCTGCTGAACGAAGGGCAGAGCCCGGAGTGGCTGGGACGACCTGCCATCTACCGGGGAGTCCCGGAGGACGTCGGTTTCACCAACAGTCTCGTGCGCTTCAAGGCACGTGAAGACGTACTTCCGGAATTTGCCCTGCTCGTATTCCGGCGCCACATGCACACCGGACGATTCAGGCAGGAGTCGCGCATCACGACGAACATCGCCCATCTGTCGGCCACCCGCCTCAAGAAGATAGAATTCCCTGTTCCCCCCATTGATGAACAGCGATCCATCGTGGAAACGGCCGCGCTCAGGCTGGATGGTGCGAAGCGGCTCGAAGCAGAGATTGTACGATCCGAAATCAGAGCCAAGTCCCTCCGTCGATCCCTTTTGTCTTACGCTTTTTCCGGGCAGTTCAGCGGCGCTTCGGACGGACCGGGGACCAAAGCCGTCGAGGAACCGGGCAATGGAATCGCCCCGGCCGTTCCCGAAGGGGCGCTTTCCTGA
- a CDS encoding type I restriction endonuclease subunit R: MTATDDDRLPAEARARRLIDAQLAAAGWQVQDGKDLNLFAGEGIAVREVVMSAGHGRADYLLYVGRRVVGVIEAKPMGTTLSGVEWQSAMYATGLPERHRKRAQLRGVRLPFVFEASGAETHFTNGYDPEPRARKIFAIPRPETLARLVRDADAGPEAPTWRAKVRAMPPLPAEDLRPAQIKAIQNTEISLSAQRADRSLIQMATGAGKTYTAVTLSYRLLKHAGFKRILFLVDRNNLADQTAGEFANYATPDDGRRFTEIYSVQKLSAAGMFASSGVVISTIQRVYSVLRGTDVPDGDDQQLDDWAPEEPVTVQYNPAMPPESFDLVVVDEAHRSIYGVWKGVLEYFDAHIVGLTATPGKQTFAFFRQNLVSQYTYMESVADSVNVDFDIYRIKTEISENGARIEAGTHVPKVDRRTRIQRIEAIDETLEYRKSQLDCAVTNPNQIRTVLETFRDRLPTEIFPGRTAVPKTLIFCKDDAHAEAVVTLVRQVFGKGNDFAAKITYQAKDPKGHLQAFRTSATLRVAVTVDMIATGTDVKPLECVFFMRDVRSAQYFEQMKGRGARTIADADFQAVTPDPKAKEKTRFVIVDAVGVTEHAFVDPPLNRTRSVPLQKLLQKAANLTITEDEIATLASRLAALELQLKPAERIELESVADRPLKAIVKGLVDACDPEKQAAALSAAGVGAIREQVVDAMIEAAVEPLAANPELRTRIMEIRRQHDLIVDDTNPDTLLEAYGVVAEDRALDIVSDWRAYLREHRSEITALQVLQEAGRSGNRPAGEVFAQIQELADRIARPPHRWTPELLWKAYEQVEKTRVRPNAKARVTDLVSLLRFTLQADDELVPYADKVRERYQSWLLQQGQAGVVFTDAQRWWLDNMAEVIAVSALIDADDLDETPFTERGGIDGALRDLGDGVPELLATMNQELTG; the protein is encoded by the coding sequence ATGACAGCGACAGATGACGACAGACTCCCCGCCGAGGCCCGTGCCCGAAGGCTCATCGACGCGCAGCTCGCGGCCGCGGGCTGGCAGGTCCAGGACGGCAAGGACCTGAACCTGTTCGCCGGCGAGGGCATCGCCGTACGCGAGGTGGTCATGTCCGCCGGACACGGGCGGGCGGACTACTTGCTGTACGTCGGCAGGAGGGTGGTCGGCGTCATTGAGGCCAAACCCATGGGTACGACGCTGTCGGGTGTGGAATGGCAGTCGGCCATGTACGCCACCGGCCTTCCCGAACGCCACCGCAAGCGCGCCCAGTTGCGCGGCGTCCGCCTCCCGTTCGTCTTCGAGGCCTCCGGGGCCGAGACGCACTTCACCAACGGCTACGATCCCGAGCCCCGCGCCCGGAAGATCTTCGCCATCCCGCGGCCGGAAACGCTGGCCCGGCTCGTACGGGACGCCGACGCCGGCCCGGAAGCCCCCACCTGGAGGGCGAAGGTGCGGGCGATGCCGCCGCTGCCTGCCGAGGACCTGCGCCCCGCGCAGATCAAGGCGATCCAGAACACGGAGATCTCCCTCTCTGCACAGCGTGCCGACCGCTCCCTGATCCAGATGGCCACCGGCGCCGGCAAGACGTACACCGCGGTCACACTGTCGTACCGGCTTCTCAAGCACGCGGGCTTCAAGCGGATCCTCTTCCTGGTGGACCGCAACAACCTGGCCGATCAGACGGCCGGCGAATTCGCCAACTACGCCACACCCGACGACGGGCGACGCTTCACCGAGATCTACTCGGTGCAGAAGCTGTCGGCAGCCGGCATGTTCGCAAGCTCCGGCGTCGTGATCTCCACGATCCAGCGCGTCTACTCGGTGCTGCGCGGCACGGATGTGCCCGACGGCGACGACCAGCAGCTGGATGACTGGGCTCCGGAGGAACCGGTCACCGTCCAGTACAACCCGGCCATGCCTCCCGAATCGTTCGACCTGGTGGTCGTGGACGAGGCGCACCGCTCGATCTACGGGGTCTGGAAGGGCGTCCTGGAGTACTTCGACGCCCACATCGTCGGGCTGACGGCCACGCCGGGGAAGCAGACCTTCGCGTTCTTCCGCCAGAACCTGGTGTCGCAGTACACCTACATGGAGTCCGTTGCGGACAGCGTGAACGTCGACTTCGACATCTACCGGATCAAGACCGAGATCAGCGAGAACGGGGCGAGGATCGAGGCCGGCACGCACGTGCCCAAGGTGGACCGCCGCACGCGCATCCAGCGGATCGAGGCCATCGACGAGACGCTGGAGTACCGGAAGTCGCAGCTCGATTGCGCGGTCACGAACCCCAACCAGATCCGGACCGTTCTGGAGACCTTCCGCGACCGGCTGCCCACCGAGATCTTTCCCGGCCGCACGGCCGTCCCGAAGACGTTGATCTTCTGCAAGGACGACGCCCACGCCGAGGCGGTCGTCACGCTGGTGCGGCAGGTCTTCGGCAAGGGGAACGACTTCGCCGCCAAGATCACCTACCAGGCCAAGGATCCCAAGGGACACCTGCAGGCCTTCCGCACCTCGGCGACCCTGCGCGTGGCCGTGACCGTGGACATGATCGCCACCGGCACCGACGTAAAGCCGCTTGAGTGCGTCTTCTTCATGCGGGACGTGCGTTCGGCTCAGTACTTCGAGCAGATGAAGGGCCGCGGCGCACGGACGATCGCCGATGCCGATTTCCAGGCGGTGACCCCCGATCCGAAGGCCAAGGAGAAGACGCGCTTCGTCATCGTGGACGCCGTCGGCGTCACGGAGCACGCATTCGTCGACCCTCCGCTGAACCGCACGAGAAGCGTCCCGCTGCAGAAGCTGCTCCAGAAGGCCGCGAACCTGACGATCACCGAAGACGAGATCGCCACACTTGCTTCCCGGCTCGCTGCGCTTGAGCTGCAGCTCAAGCCGGCCGAACGCATCGAACTCGAGAGCGTCGCCGACCGGCCGCTCAAGGCGATCGTCAAAGGACTCGTAGACGCCTGCGATCCGGAGAAGCAGGCCGCGGCCCTCTCGGCCGCCGGCGTGGGGGCAATTCGCGAGCAGGTCGTGGACGCCATGATCGAAGCCGCCGTCGAGCCACTGGCCGCCAACCCTGAGCTGCGTACCCGCATCATGGAGATTCGCCGGCAGCACGACCTGATAGTCGACGACACCAACCCCGATACGCTCCTGGAGGCTTACGGGGTCGTCGCCGAGGACAGGGCACTGGACATCGTCTCCGATTGGCGTGCGTACCTGCGCGAGCACCGCAGTGAGATCACCGCGCTCCAAGTCCTGCAGGAGGCCGGCCGCTCCGGCAACCGCCCGGCGGGAGAGGTCTTCGCCCAGATCCAGGAACTGGCCGACCGGATCGCCCGCCCGCCGCACCGCTGGACTCCCGAGCTGCTGTGGAAGGCGTACGAGCAGGTCGAGAAGACCCGGGTACGACCGAACGCCAAGGCCAGGGTGACGGACCTGGTGTCCCTGCTTCGGTTTACCCTGCAAGCCGACGATGAGCTGGTCCCGTACGCCGACAAGGTGCGCGAGCGCTACCAGAGCTGGTTGCTGCAGCAGGGGCAGGCCGGGGTCGTCTTCACGGACGCACAGAGGTGGTGGCTGGACAACATGGCCGAGGTGATCGCGGTGTCGGCGCTGATCGACGCCGACGACCTTGACGAGACCCCCTTCACGGAACGCGGCGGCATCGACGGCGCCCTCCGTGACCTCGGCGACGGCGTTCCCGAGCTCCTGGCCACGATGAACCAGGAGCTGACCGGGTGA
- a CDS encoding AAA family ATPase — protein MTRLVSFRVVNLLGQFNHEAKFKPDAEFIILHGPNGVGKTRMLELLEAVFRFDLFAISDSYFESIALRFSGGENLVITNHASRHPSEKRRRILDVTFSLSGGENFRQARGRIQLSGEEYPLAFWRDVQNEISQTFEADASPSAKLQALEHAGQAYMPARLRRPDSVHGLLDLSAFDRAIVEFLDNFQIHMVQTQRLLILDTSNDQRRRPAERPPQRMKVSECANDLSRRLAAALTENSRRSQELDKSFPRRVMDDMTMGQVPSEEKIREEYAEQSELRNRLASIALLDESMDVPLQSEELLPWQRKVLWTYLQDSQNKLATFQDLLHRVELFRSIISSRFLFKRLVISRESGFRFTNDFGQVIAPSQLSSGEQHEIVLLYDLLFGVRSGSLVLIDEPEISLHVAWQQEFMADIQRIAKLSNLRFIVATHSPQIVNEWWAQTIGLNASTSEGRA, from the coding sequence ATGACTCGGCTTGTCAGCTTCCGCGTAGTCAACCTCCTAGGGCAATTTAACCATGAGGCTAAATTTAAGCCCGACGCAGAATTTATCATCCTGCACGGCCCTAATGGTGTAGGTAAGACGCGAATGCTCGAACTGCTGGAAGCGGTCTTCAGGTTCGATCTATTCGCCATTTCTGATTCTTATTTCGAATCTATTGCTCTCCGGTTCAGTGGCGGGGAAAACCTGGTGATTACGAATCACGCATCTCGCCATCCATCGGAGAAGCGTCGACGGATACTGGATGTGACATTCTCTCTTTCTGGAGGGGAGAATTTTCGACAAGCCAGAGGTAGGATCCAGTTGTCGGGCGAGGAGTATCCTCTCGCGTTCTGGAGGGATGTTCAAAACGAAATCAGTCAGACATTCGAAGCTGACGCCTCACCTTCGGCGAAACTCCAGGCATTGGAGCATGCGGGGCAGGCGTATATGCCGGCGCGTCTCAGGCGTCCTGATTCGGTGCACGGGCTTCTCGACTTGAGCGCCTTCGATAGAGCCATTGTTGAATTTCTAGATAACTTCCAGATCCATATGGTGCAAACGCAGCGTCTGCTAATTCTCGACACTTCGAATGATCAGCGACGTAGGCCTGCTGAACGCCCCCCGCAGCGCATGAAAGTATCGGAGTGCGCCAACGACTTGTCTCGCAGACTTGCGGCCGCTCTTACCGAGAACTCGCGACGTTCACAGGAGCTTGACAAGTCGTTCCCGCGACGCGTTATGGATGATATGACCATGGGTCAAGTTCCTTCTGAGGAGAAGATCCGAGAGGAATATGCCGAGCAGAGCGAGTTGCGAAATCGACTTGCCTCCATTGCTCTGCTTGATGAGTCTATGGACGTACCCCTCCAGAGCGAGGAACTGCTGCCTTGGCAGCGGAAAGTCCTTTGGACTTATCTCCAGGACAGTCAGAACAAGCTGGCCACTTTTCAAGATCTCCTCCATCGTGTAGAGCTGTTTCGCAGCATCATTTCCAGTCGATTTCTGTTTAAGCGGCTAGTGATCAGCAGAGAAAGTGGCTTTCGCTTCACGAACGACTTCGGCCAGGTGATTGCTCCATCGCAGCTTTCGTCAGGCGAGCAGCACGAGATTGTACTCTTGTATGATCTCCTCTTCGGTGTCAGGTCTGGGTCCCTGGTTCTCATCGATGAGCCAGAGATCTCCCTGCATGTAGCGTGGCAGCAGGAATTCATGGCCGATATTCAGAGAATCGCGAAGTTGTCGAATCTTCGGTTCATTGTGGCCACTCACTCCCCCCAGATCGTTAATGAGTGGTGGGCTCAGACCATCGGCCTGAACGCGTCGACCTCTGAAGGTCGCGCATGA
- a CDS encoding dCMP deaminase translates to MNSVNRPIELSRKCPPAEGAFSVGVIIVSSDSEDLADGNSRETDAHVHAEESALAKLPGNDPRLASATLCSTLEPCPERKSRPRTCTQLILRSPIRRVVIAWREPSLLVAHCVGVETLRAEGIEVVELSSLGDQARVENAHLLR, encoded by the coding sequence ATGAACAGCGTGAACAGACCCATCGAACTCTCCCGCAAGTGCCCACCGGCCGAGGGCGCCTTCTCCGTCGGCGTCATCATCGTGAGCTCCGACAGCGAGGATCTGGCCGACGGCAACTCCCGCGAGACCGACGCCCACGTCCACGCCGAGGAATCAGCCCTGGCCAAGCTCCCGGGGAACGACCCCCGCCTGGCCAGCGCCACGCTCTGCAGCACGCTGGAGCCCTGTCCGGAGCGTAAGTCCCGCCCCCGCACGTGTACTCAGCTGATTCTCCGCTCCCCCATCCGCCGAGTGGTCATCGCCTGGCGAGAGCCGAGCCTCCTGGTGGCCCACTGCGTCGGTGTGGAAACCCTCCGCGCCGAAGGCATCGAGGTCGTGGAGCTCTCCAGCCTGGGAGATCAAGCTCGCGTGGAAAATGCTCACCTGCTCAGGTAA
- a CDS encoding HNH endonuclease gives MRSFLPSMPTSPRRLPTWVRRVVLSANGGYCTYCSSDGTRAEVVDHVEPLEWGGANNITNLVPACRPCNASKSDRTPLQWRRSLERRHSDLKWWDDPPFPEYVLSLTDEGLLKLVARVQSEVAELARPYQERAAAKMKRQAAILAEDLLHLTDSQQTELRKAVLSLLSG, from the coding sequence ATGCGCTCGTTCCTCCCCAGCATGCCCACTTCGCCCAGGCGTCTGCCGACCTGGGTTCGTCGTGTCGTTCTCTCCGCCAATGGGGGCTACTGCACGTACTGCAGCAGCGATGGAACTCGGGCAGAGGTCGTCGACCACGTGGAGCCCTTGGAGTGGGGCGGGGCGAACAACATCACCAATCTCGTCCCCGCCTGCCGCCCCTGTAACGCCAGCAAGAGTGATCGCACGCCTCTTCAGTGGCGTCGAAGCCTGGAGCGCCGTCACTCCGACCTGAAGTGGTGGGACGACCCTCCCTTCCCCGAATACGTCTTGTCGTTGACGGACGAAGGCCTACTCAAGCTGGTCGCACGGGTGCAGTCCGAGGTAGCGGAGTTGGCCCGCCCATACCAGGAACGGGCCGCCGCGAAGATGAAACGGCAAGCCGCCATCCTGGCCGAGGATCTTCTGCACCTCACAGATAGCCAGCAGACAGAACTTCGGAAGGCGGTGCTTTCGCTGCTGTCCGGATAG
- a CDS encoding response regulator, whose protein sequence is MAKTRTRGPGSTYSRVVPGVSGRVLVVDDNKVIRQLIRVNLELEGFEVVTANDGAECLDVVHRVAPDVITLDVVMPRLDGFGAAAQLRADPRTRDVPVAIVSACTQHEVEAGIAAGVDAFLAKPFEPTELVRVVRRLVERKDRRDGRKGAPAGRGRG, encoded by the coding sequence GTGGCAAAAACCCGGACGCGGGGCCCCGGCTCGACCTACTCTCGAGTTGTGCCAGGCGTCTCGGGCCGGGTTCTTGTTGTCGACGACAACAAGGTCATCCGGCAGCTGATCAGGGTCAACCTCGAGCTGGAGGGCTTCGAGGTCGTGACCGCGAACGATGGTGCCGAGTGTCTGGACGTCGTGCATCGGGTGGCTCCCGATGTGATCACCCTTGATGTGGTCATGCCGCGGCTGGACGGGTTCGGGGCCGCCGCGCAGTTGCGGGCCGATCCGCGGACCCGGGACGTGCCCGTCGCCATTGTCAGTGCCTGTACGCAGCATGAGGTCGAGGCCGGGATCGCGGCCGGGGTCGATGCCTTCCTCGCCAAGCCGTTCGAGCCCACCGAGCTGGTCAGGGTCGTGCGCAGGCTGGTCGAACGCAAGGATCGGCGCGACGGGAGGAAAGGGGCTCCCGCTGGGAGGGGGAGGGGATAG
- the nrtL gene encoding ArgS-related anticodon-binding protein NrtL: MNPADLPRAVVRAVRCAVADGELAAGAGVPERVVVERTRPGGVGDYATPVAFQVAKSAGCAPQAVAQVLARRLAQEPGIEQVEVTGPGFLCFVLPAPTAPGVISRGIVDDIVIRDVRGGAALLSPADTADADASRGPRERVVHACVLRLLRTQGIQSTQGIQGVQGIQGVHDEIGPLTVAPVAKRDGDVLARYGRDAASWAMLAVPAGQTPAFSEALLLQSEASEFFRVRYAHARAHALVRNADELGFHPEAGDVDAPALLRALADHALVLEAAAHHRAPERLVRQLVDVADALLDFQYRVLPKGDEKPSAAHRARLALAEAAGTVLAGGLALLGIDAPTRL; the protein is encoded by the coding sequence GTGAACCCCGCCGACCTCCCCCGTGCCGTCGTACGCGCCGTACGCTGCGCCGTCGCCGACGGGGAGCTGGCCGCCGGCGCGGGTGTGCCCGAGCGGGTCGTCGTCGAGCGGACCCGGCCCGGCGGGGTGGGGGACTACGCCACCCCCGTCGCCTTCCAGGTCGCCAAGTCCGCCGGGTGTGCGCCGCAGGCCGTGGCGCAGGTGCTTGCCCGGCGGCTCGCCCAGGAGCCTGGGATCGAGCAGGTCGAGGTGACCGGTCCCGGCTTCCTCTGTTTCGTGCTGCCGGCGCCCACCGCCCCCGGCGTCATCTCGCGGGGGATCGTCGACGACATCGTCATCCGCGACGTGCGCGGAGGTGCCGCTCTCCTCTCGCCGGCCGACACCGCCGACGCCGACGCCTCCCGCGGACCCCGCGAGCGCGTCGTGCACGCGTGCGTGCTGCGGCTCCTGCGCACCCAGGGCATCCAGAGCACCCAGGGCATCCAGGGCGTCCAGGGCATCCAGGGCGTCCACGATGAGATCGGCCCGCTTACCGTCGCCCCCGTCGCCAAGCGCGACGGGGACGTCCTCGCCCGCTACGGGCGCGACGCCGCCTCCTGGGCCATGCTCGCCGTGCCGGCCGGTCAGACGCCCGCGTTCAGTGAGGCGCTGCTCCTCCAGTCCGAGGCCAGCGAGTTCTTCCGGGTGCGGTACGCCCACGCCCGCGCGCATGCCCTCGTACGCAACGCCGATGAGCTGGGCTTCCACCCCGAGGCGGGCGATGTCGACGCGCCCGCGCTGCTGCGCGCGCTCGCCGACCACGCCCTCGTCCTCGAAGCCGCCGCGCACCACCGTGCGCCCGAGCGGCTGGTGCGGCAGCTCGTCGACGTGGCCGACGCGCTGCTCGACTTCCAGTACCGCGTCCTGCCCAAGGGTGACGAGAAACCCTCGGCCGCCCACCGCGCCCGGCTGGCTCTTGCCGAAGCCGCCGGGACGGTGCTGGCCGGTGGCCTGGCCCTGCTCGGCATAGACGCACCGACACGCCTGTGA